One stretch of Pelmatolapia mariae isolate MD_Pm_ZW linkage group LG3_W, Pm_UMD_F_2, whole genome shotgun sequence DNA includes these proteins:
- the LOC134618246 gene encoding CD226 antigen-like, translating into MFFVTASLCSNLLFAGVFGFVSADKKIIRAESGQDVTLTCRAPNNNIISVEWSKADLGDEYVLVYRGEQFVPDKQHPSFKNRVDLQDRQMKDGDVSLILKDVTINDTGTYECRVFMREKRIWQLINLHVVPPGPKTITAESGQDVTLTCRAPNNNITAVKWIRADLGDENVLLYRDSHFVPANQHPSFKNRVDLQDKQMKDGDVSLILNNVNTADTGTYKCHVLMRETRSWKNSIIYLTVFDPPDQKTITSESGQDVTLTCRAPNNNIIVLKWSRADLGDEYLLLYRNGQYDPTNQHPSFKERVDLQDRQMKDGDVSLILKDVTINDAGTYKCLYTNNGPLWKLSIIDVYVDPPGQTGGHKEDGGKEDGSVVLIVGLSVSAVLLLLVAAVVGFLIYRRWKLNPADPHVAEHLQHLQPDYEIITAESGQDVTLTCRAVNNESEKMNQQLHQPEC; encoded by the exons atgttttttgtaactgCGTCGCTGTGCTCCAATTTGCTTTTTGCCGGAGTCTTCGGgtttgtctctgcag ACAAgaaaatcatcagagctgagtctggacaggacgtcactctgacatgtcgagctccaaacaacaataTCATAAGTGTAGAGTGGAGCAAAGCTGACCTGGGAGATGAATATGTCCTTGTGTATCGGGGTGAGCAGTTTGTTCCAGACAaacagcatccatcttttaagaaccgggtggatctgcaggacagacagatgaaggatggagacgtgtctttgattctgaaggatgtgacgattaatgacactggaacataTGAGTGTCGTGTTTTCATGAGAGAAAAACGCATATGGCAGCTCATCAACCTTCATGTTGTTCCTCctg GCCCGAAaaccatcacagctgagtctggacaggacgtcactctgacatgtcgagctccaaacaacaacatcacagctGTAAAGTGGATcagagctgacctgggagaTGAAAATGTGCTTTTGTACCGTGACAGTCACTTTGTTCCAgccaaccagcatccatcttttaagaaccgggtggatctgcaggacaaacagatgaaggatggagacgtgtctttgattttAAACAACGTGAACACTGCTGATACTGGAACATACAAATGTCATGTCCTCATGAGAGAAACACGCTCATGGAAGAACAGCATCATCTACCTGACTGTttttgatcctccag accagaaaaccATCACAtctgagtctggacaggacgtcactctgacatgtcgagctccaaacaacaacatcatagTATtaaagtggagcagagctgacctgggagaTGAATATTTGCTTTTGTACCGAAATGGACAGTATGATCCAaccaaccagcatccatcttttaaggaacgggtggatctgcaggacagacagatgaaggatggagacgtgtctttgattctgaaggatgtgacgatTAATGATGCTGGAACATACAAGTGCCTTTACACGAACAATGGACCTTTGTGGAAACTCAGCATCATCGACGTCtatgttgatcctccag gtcagacaggaggacacaaagaggatggagggaaggaggatggATCTGTTGTACTGATAGTTGGTCTGTCAGTTTCTGCagtacttcttcttcttgttgctgctgttgttggtttccTGATCTACAGGAGATGGAAACTGAATCCTGCTGATCCACATGTAGCAGAGCATCTTCAGCATCTTCAGCCTGATT acgaaatcatcacagctgagtctggacaggacgtcactctgacatgtcgagctgtAAATAATGAGTCAGAGAAAATGAACCAACAGCTTCATCAGCCTGAGTGTTGA